The following proteins are co-located in the Vigna unguiculata cultivar IT97K-499-35 chromosome 9, ASM411807v1, whole genome shotgun sequence genome:
- the LOC114196275 gene encoding PHD finger protein ALFIN-LIKE 4-like, with protein sequence MDSGGHYNPRTVEEVFRDFKGRRSGMIKALTTDVEEFYQQCDPEKENLCLYGFPNEQWEVNLPAEEVPPELPEPALGINFARDGMQEKDWLSLVAVHSDAWLQSVAFYFGARFGFDKADRKRLFTMINDLPTIFEVVTGSAMKQAKEKSSDRNSSKSKSGSKRGSESVKYVKQEVKEEEVLDEEEDEEHGETLCGACGENYASDEFWICCDICEKWFHGKCVKITPARAEHIKHYKCPSCSNKRAKP encoded by the exons ATGGACAGTGGCGGCCACTACAACCCCCGCACCGTCGAAGAGGTTTTCCGGGACTTCAAGGGCCGCAGGTCTGGCATGATCAAAGCCCTTACCACTg ATGTTGAGGAGTTTTACCAGCAGTGCGATCCTG AAAAGGAGAACCTATGTCTATATGGATTCCCCAATGAACAATGGGAAGTTAACTTGCCAGCTGAAGAAGTTCCTCCAGAACTTCCCGAGCCTGCATTGGGCATAAACTTTGCTAGGGATGGGATGCAAGAAAAGGACTGGTTATCTTTAGTTGCTGTTCACAGTGATGCATGGTTACAGTCAGTGGCTTTCTACTTTGGAGCGAGATTTGGTTTTGATAAAGCTGACAG GAAACGCCTGTTCACTATGATTAATGATCTGCCTACTATATTCGAGGTCGTAACTGGATCTGCAATGAAACAGGCAAAGGAGAAGTCGTCAGACCGCAACAGCAGCAAATCAAAGTCCGGTTCAAAG cgAGGATCTGAGTCTGTGAAGTATGTAAAGCAAGAAGTGAAGGAGGAGGAAGTATTGGACGAAGAAGAAGACGAGGAACATGGGGAGACCTTGTGTGGTGCTTGTGGGGAGAACTACGCATCCGATGAGTTCTGGATTTGTTGCGACATATGCGAGAAGTGGTTTCATGGCAAGTGTGTGAAGATCACTCCTGCCCGGGCTGAGCACATTAAACACTACAAGTGCCCCTCATGCAGCAACAAGAGAGCAAAACCTtga